In the Magnetospira sp. QH-2 genome, one interval contains:
- the tyrS gene encoding tyrosine--tRNA ligase, producing MSALSSDFLRILTERGFIHQCTDTEALDARLNEGLLTAYIGFDCTASSLHVGSLLPIMMLRWLQKTGHKPIVLMGGGTTKVGDPSGKDESRQLLTAEKIGENMAGIKRVFEKYLSFGDARGDAMMVNNADWLDALNYIDFLRDYGPHFTINRMMTFDSVKLRLEREQPLTFLEFNYMILQAYDFAELGQRHNCVLQMGGSDQWGNIINGVELGRRVNNQQLFGLTAPLLTTASGAKMGKSAAGAIWLNDDMLGNFDFWQYWRNTEDADVGRFLRLFTELPMDEITRLETLQGAELNEAKKILANEVTALARGKGAAEAAAETARKTFEQGVLADDLPSIDVPLAELEEGIAAFALMTRAGLTQSNGEARRLIKGGGARLNDQAIKNETQDVTHADLGDGVLKLSAGKKRHALVRGV from the coding sequence ATGAGCGCCCTTTCTTCCGATTTTCTGCGTATTCTCACCGAACGCGGCTTCATTCATCAATGCACCGATACAGAAGCGCTCGACGCCCGGCTGAACGAAGGGTTGCTCACCGCCTATATCGGATTCGACTGCACGGCCTCGAGCCTGCATGTGGGATCGCTGTTGCCGATCATGATGCTGCGCTGGCTGCAAAAGACCGGTCACAAGCCCATTGTGCTCATGGGCGGCGGCACCACCAAGGTGGGTGATCCGTCCGGCAAGGACGAATCCCGTCAGTTGCTCACCGCTGAGAAAATCGGCGAGAACATGGCCGGGATCAAAAGGGTGTTCGAGAAATACCTGAGCTTTGGCGACGCCCGGGGCGATGCCATGATGGTCAACAACGCCGATTGGCTGGATGCGTTGAACTACATCGATTTCCTGCGCGACTACGGCCCGCACTTCACCATCAATCGCATGATGACCTTTGATTCGGTGAAGCTGCGCCTCGAACGGGAACAGCCGCTAACCTTCCTGGAATTCAATTACATGATCCTCCAGGCCTATGACTTCGCCGAACTGGGCCAGCGCCACAACTGCGTCCTCCAGATGGGCGGTTCCGATCAGTGGGGCAACATCATCAATGGCGTGGAATTGGGACGAAGAGTCAATAACCAACAGCTGTTCGGCCTGACCGCCCCCTTGCTGACCACCGCATCCGGCGCCAAAATGGGCAAGAGTGCCGCCGGGGCCATCTGGCTCAACGATGATATGCTGGGCAACTTCGATTTCTGGCAGTACTGGCGTAACACCGAGGATGCCGATGTGGGCCGCTTCCTGCGCCTGTTCACCGAGCTGCCCATGGACGAAATCACTCGCCTGGAAACCCTACAAGGCGCCGAACTGAACGAGGCCAAGAAGATCCTGGCCAACGAAGTGACCGCCTTGGCACGGGGCAAGGGCGCCGCCGAGGCCGCCGCCGAGACGGCCCGCAAAACCTTCGAGCAAGGGGTGCTGGCCGACGACCTGCCCTCCATCGACGTTCCCTTGGCGGAACTCGAAGAAGGCATTGCCGCCTTTGCACTGATGACCCGCGCCGGTCTGACCCAATCCAATGGCGAGGCCCGGCGCCTGATCAAGGGCGGTGGCGCCAGACTTAACGACCAAGCGATCAAAAACGAGACTCAGGACGTCACCCATGCGGACCTGGGCGACGGCGTACTCAAGCTATCGGCGGGCAAGAAGCGGCATGCATTGGTGCGGGGGGTATAG
- a CDS encoding SDR family oxidoreductase, translating into MTRNILITGGSRGIGRASAILCGARGWHVGINYRDNESAATATASLVKEAGGQAVLLKGDVSDEQDVLALFDAMENAFGPISGLVNNAGIVAPLMPLAEMSVARLRHMFEVNILGAYLCAREAARRLADGGAIVNLSSIAAKLGSPNEFVDYAGSKGAMDSLTVGLAKELAPRRIRVNAVRPGLIETEIHADSGWAERARDLAAAMPLGRPGTAEEVAEAIVWLLDDGSSYVTGTLLDVAGGR; encoded by the coding sequence GTGACTCGGAACATCCTCATCACCGGCGGCAGTCGAGGCATCGGTCGCGCCTCGGCGATCCTTTGCGGTGCCCGGGGGTGGCATGTGGGGATCAACTACCGGGACAACGAATCAGCGGCCACGGCAACCGCCTCGCTGGTAAAAGAGGCTGGCGGGCAGGCGGTCCTGCTCAAAGGCGATGTCTCCGATGAACAAGACGTGCTGGCCCTGTTCGACGCCATGGAGAACGCCTTCGGGCCGATCTCCGGCCTGGTCAACAATGCCGGAATCGTGGCGCCATTGATGCCCTTGGCGGAGATGAGCGTCGCCCGCCTGCGGCATATGTTCGAGGTCAATATTCTCGGTGCCTACCTTTGTGCCCGCGAGGCGGCAAGAAGGCTGGCCGACGGCGGAGCCATCGTCAATCTATCGTCCATCGCGGCCAAGCTCGGCTCGCCCAACGAATTCGTCGATTACGCCGGATCGAAAGGGGCCATGGACAGCCTGACCGTGGGGCTGGCCAAGGAATTGGCGCCGCGCCGCATTCGCGTCAATGCCGTCCGGCCCGGCCTCATCGAGACGGAGATCCATGCCGACAGCGGTTGGGCGGAGCGCGCACGGGACCTCGCCGCCGCCATGCCTCTGGGCCGCCCCGGCACAGCCGAAGAGGTCGCCGAAGCCATCGTCTGGCTGCTCGACGATGGCTCTTCCTATGTCACCGGAACCCTGCTGGACGTGGCGGGCGGGCGATAG
- a CDS encoding MBL fold metallo-hydrolase — protein sequence MVKSFASRDDRTESPVTFEPVAEGVYVHAAEGDPNCGVVIGRDAVLVVDVLATRTKVAALHDRIAQVTDLPVKYLALTHHHAVRVRGASALGSPEIITSHGTRDLLVERGETDYQSEKERFPRLFAGADEEGQSGPVHPTLIFDLELIVDLGDLEVHLLHPGRGHTAGDLVAWIPERGVLFAGDLVGFRASPYVGDGYMREWSDTLEVLEALSPEILVPGRGPVAKTPTDVDDALGGTDRYLVNLWDTVREGVARGEDLRTVYTAVGEHLRPSFGDWRIFDHCLPFNVSRAYEEALGIRDPRPWTHERDVDLWRELEGIRTVHPEAPELPLAIQAIRAEHLSFHTVTHLFGELVNDLRAGRISFDAELYRLILDYMDNFLGVYHHPKEEECLFAPLRAKVPASVERLDLLIRHHRQEETIRNQMKEALTAVKPDDDASLAWFCDLADSHLNLGRVHTRMEESEILPLALEKLSAGDWVEIDKAFDDRESPIYGEAQKERYKALLHRITYLAPEPHGLGGGG from the coding sequence ATGGTCAAGAGTTTCGCCTCCCGCGATGACCGCACGGAAAGCCCGGTCACCTTCGAGCCGGTGGCCGAGGGAGTCTATGTGCATGCTGCCGAGGGCGACCCCAATTGCGGGGTGGTGATCGGTCGTGACGCCGTCTTGGTGGTCGATGTCCTGGCCACAAGGACCAAGGTGGCGGCGCTCCATGATCGCATTGCCCAGGTCACGGATCTGCCTGTCAAATACTTAGCCCTGACCCATCATCATGCGGTGCGGGTGCGCGGCGCCTCGGCGCTGGGATCGCCGGAAATCATCACCTCCCACGGCACCCGCGATCTGCTGGTCGAGCGCGGTGAAACGGACTATCAGTCTGAAAAGGAGCGTTTCCCGAGGCTGTTCGCAGGCGCGGACGAGGAGGGGCAATCCGGGCCGGTACATCCAACCTTGATCTTCGACCTGGAACTAATCGTTGATCTGGGCGACCTGGAGGTCCATTTGCTGCATCCCGGACGCGGTCATACGGCGGGGGATCTGGTGGCTTGGATTCCCGAGCGGGGCGTTTTATTCGCCGGTGATTTGGTGGGCTTTCGGGCGTCTCCCTACGTGGGAGATGGGTATATGCGGGAATGGAGCGATACCCTGGAGGTGCTCGAGGCCTTGAGCCCCGAGATCCTGGTGCCCGGACGCGGGCCGGTGGCCAAGACACCAACCGATGTTGACGACGCCCTCGGGGGCACGGATCGGTACCTTGTGAACCTGTGGGATACGGTCCGCGAGGGCGTGGCCCGGGGCGAGGATTTGCGTACGGTCTATACGGCTGTCGGTGAGCATCTCCGGCCGTCATTCGGGGACTGGCGCATTTTCGATCATTGCCTGCCGTTCAACGTTTCGCGCGCTTACGAGGAGGCGCTTGGCATTCGTGATCCGCGTCCCTGGACTCATGAGCGGGACGTGGATTTGTGGCGGGAACTGGAAGGTATCCGAACCGTCCATCCCGAAGCTCCGGAACTGCCCTTGGCCATCCAGGCCATCCGTGCCGAGCACCTGAGCTTTCACACGGTGACCCATCTGTTCGGCGAACTGGTCAATGACCTGCGGGCCGGGCGTATTTCCTTTGACGCGGAGCTCTACAGGCTCATTCTTGACTATATGGATAATTTCCTCGGGGTTTATCACCATCCCAAGGAGGAGGAATGCCTGTTCGCGCCCCTTCGGGCCAAAGTGCCAGCGTCGGTGGAGCGTCTGGACCTGTTGATCCGCCATCATCGTCAGGAAGAAACCATCCGCAATCAGATGAAAGAGGCCCTGACCGCCGTCAAGCCTGATGATGACGCGTCACTGGCCTGGTTCTGCGACCTGGCCGATTCCCATCTCAATCTGGGGCGGGTGCACACCCGGATGGAGGAATCGGAAATCCTGCCACTGGCCTTGGAAAAGCTGTCCGCCGGGGACTGGGTGGAAATCGACAAGGCCTTCGATGATCGTGAAAGCCCCATCTATGGCGAGGCCCAGAAGGAGCGCTACAAGGCCCTGTTGCACCGCATCACCTATCTGGCTCCGGAACCCCACGGGCTTGGCGGCGGCGGGTGA
- a CDS encoding ABC transporter ATP-binding protein → MLKIDGLSCHYGRIQALHDVALEVNQGELVALVGGNGAGKSTLLRAISGLHSLSAGAVRFENDDISRMPAAKRVSLGIAQVPEGRQVFGPLAVEDNIRLGAYSRRDKAAVAEDMERMYDTFPILRNKRGEAAGTLSGGQQQMLAIARALMARPRLLLLDEPSMGLAPVLVTEIFNIIRDLKAQGTTILLVEQNAFAALGIADRGYVLETGRITLTGRGPDLLADDQVKQAYLGI, encoded by the coding sequence ATGCTCAAGATCGATGGCCTGTCCTGCCACTATGGCCGTATTCAGGCGCTGCACGATGTCGCGTTGGAAGTAAATCAGGGCGAGTTGGTGGCGCTGGTGGGCGGCAACGGGGCGGGAAAATCGACCCTGTTGCGGGCCATTTCGGGGCTGCATTCCCTGAGTGCCGGGGCGGTCCGCTTCGAGAACGACGATATCTCCCGCATGCCCGCCGCCAAGCGGGTATCGTTGGGCATTGCCCAGGTGCCAGAGGGCCGACAGGTGTTCGGGCCGCTTGCTGTGGAGGACAATATCCGCCTTGGCGCCTACAGTCGCCGGGACAAAGCCGCCGTGGCCGAGGACATGGAACGCATGTACGATACCTTCCCCATCCTGCGCAACAAGCGCGGGGAGGCGGCGGGAACCCTGTCCGGCGGGCAGCAGCAGATGCTGGCCATCGCCCGGGCGCTGATGGCCCGGCCGCGTTTGTTGTTGTTGGACGAACCCAGCATGGGCTTGGCACCGGTGTTGGTGACGGAGATTTTCAATATCATCCGCGACCTGAAGGCCCAGGGCACCACCATCTTGCTGGTCGAACAGAACGCCTTTGCCGCCTTGGGTATCGCCGATCGGGGCTATGTGTTGGAGACCGGTCGGATTACCCTGACCGGGCGCGGGCCCGACCTGCTGGCGGATGATCAGGTCAAGCAGGCTTATTTGGGTATCTGA
- a CDS encoding ABC transporter ATP-binding protein, whose amino-acid sequence MTLLRVEGLNKEFGGVHAIAGLTFAIESGTIHSIIGPNGAGKTTLFNLITGIYVPTSGRIFFNDQEVTAHRSSELAARGMSRTFQNLQVFFNMTALENVMVGAHLHLNRGFFPALFGLKGIRRADKALREEAADLMRFVGLDDFVGADADAMPYGALKRLEIARALAARPKMLLLDEPAAGLNPTESREVDDVIRRVAEQGITVVLVEHDMRMVMGISDHILVLDYGRKLTEGTVDKVRNDPEVISAYLGGQA is encoded by the coding sequence ATGACCTTGCTGCGGGTGGAGGGATTGAACAAGGAATTCGGCGGCGTGCATGCCATCGCCGGGCTGACCTTCGCCATCGAGTCGGGCACCATCCATTCGATCATCGGCCCCAACGGCGCGGGCAAGACCACTTTGTTCAACCTGATCACCGGCATCTATGTGCCCACCAGCGGCCGGATCTTTTTCAACGACCAGGAGGTGACCGCCCATCGGTCGTCGGAATTGGCCGCGCGGGGTATGTCGCGCACCTTCCAGAACTTGCAGGTCTTTTTCAATATGACAGCCTTGGAAAACGTCATGGTCGGGGCGCATCTCCATCTCAACCGGGGTTTTTTCCCGGCTTTGTTCGGCTTGAAGGGAATCCGCCGTGCCGACAAGGCCCTACGCGAGGAAGCTGCCGACCTGATGCGTTTTGTCGGGTTGGATGATTTTGTCGGCGCCGATGCCGATGCCATGCCCTATGGCGCGCTGAAACGCCTGGAGATCGCCCGGGCCCTGGCCGCGCGACCCAAGATGCTGTTGCTTGATGAACCGGCGGCGGGTCTCAATCCGACCGAAAGCCGCGAGGTGGACGATGTCATCCGGCGGGTGGCGGAGCAGGGGATCACCGTGGTGCTGGTGGAACACGACATGCGCATGGTCATGGGCATTTCCGATCATATTCTGGTGCTCGACTATGGCCGCAAGCTGACCGAGGGCACGGTGGACAAGGTCCGCAACGACCCGGAAGTCATTTCGGCCTATCTGGGAGGCCAGGCTTGA
- a CDS encoding branched-chain amino acid ABC transporter permease, producing the protein MTRLLHPKTGGLGLLAAAILSLPLLLDNPFHMEVAINVGFNAIVCVGLNLLIGYAGQISLGHAAFVGLGAYGAGVLTANHDWDALTAMGVSAVGTGLLAFVLARPILKLKGHYLAMATLGMGIIIAIVINIEDQITGGPDGMVVPALNLFGWEPADEGDWYWMIGGLLWVSVWLALNLVDSPVGRALRAVHGSEVAAEVVGVDSSHYKVLIFVVSAVFASVVGSLNAFYSQFITPEIASFFHSIEFVVMVVLGGMASTYGAVIGAAILTLLPQVLTVLEDYEHLIFGLILMLVMIFMPKGLLPTIINALKRRRT; encoded by the coding sequence ATGACCCGGCTGCTGCATCCCAAGACCGGCGGGTTGGGGCTGCTGGCGGCGGCGATTCTGTCCCTGCCGCTGCTGCTCGACAATCCGTTCCATATGGAAGTGGCGATCAATGTGGGCTTCAATGCCATCGTCTGTGTCGGGCTGAACCTGTTGATCGGCTATGCCGGGCAGATCAGCCTGGGCCATGCCGCTTTCGTCGGACTGGGCGCCTACGGGGCTGGGGTGCTGACCGCCAATCATGACTGGGACGCCCTGACGGCCATGGGGGTCTCGGCGGTGGGCACCGGGCTGCTGGCCTTCGTTCTGGCGCGACCGATCCTTAAGCTCAAAGGCCACTATCTGGCCATGGCGACCCTGGGTATGGGGATCATCATCGCCATCGTTATCAATATCGAGGACCAGATCACCGGCGGCCCCGACGGCATGGTGGTCCCGGCGCTCAACCTGTTCGGCTGGGAACCGGCCGACGAGGGGGATTGGTATTGGATGATCGGCGGGTTGCTTTGGGTCTCTGTCTGGCTGGCGCTCAATTTGGTGGATTCACCGGTGGGCCGGGCCCTGCGCGCGGTGCATGGCTCGGAAGTGGCCGCCGAAGTGGTGGGCGTGGATTCCAGCCACTACAAGGTCCTGATCTTCGTTGTCTCGGCGGTTTTCGCCAGTGTCGTCGGCTCGCTCAACGCCTTTTACAGCCAGTTCATCACGCCGGAGATCGCCAGCTTCTTCCATTCCATCGAATTCGTGGTGATGGTGGTGCTGGGCGGCATGGCCTCCACCTATGGCGCGGTCATCGGGGCGGCGATCCTGACCCTGCTGCCCCAGGTGCTGACCGTGTTGGAGGATTATGAACACCTGATCTTCGGCCTGATTCTCATGCTGGTGATGATCTTCATGCCCAAGGGCCTGCTGCCGACGATCATCAACGCCTTGAAGCGGAGGCGGACATGA
- a CDS encoding branched-chain amino acid ABC transporter permease, whose protein sequence is MVAEFLQFLFSGVTLGATYALVGLGFSIIFNASHVINFAQGEFVMVGGMGTVFFMGLGLPMPMAMLAAILLAGLLGMLLEKFAVEPAKGASVVTLIIITIGASIAMRGLAQVVWGKEYHALPAFSGDEPIHVLGATLLPQSLWVLGVSAIVVVGLFQFFNRTLMGKAILAASHNRDAAQLVGINVSVVLFVSFALSGALGAVAGILVAPITLTNFEVGIMLGLKGFAAAILGGLGNGLGAVLGGLIVGITEAMGAGYISSEYKDAIAFVLILLVLFVRPSGLLGKRGTDRV, encoded by the coding sequence ATGGTCGCGGAATTTCTACAGTTTTTGTTTTCGGGAGTAACCCTCGGGGCGACCTATGCCCTGGTGGGGCTGGGCTTCTCGATCATCTTCAATGCCTCGCATGTCATCAACTTCGCCCAAGGCGAATTCGTCATGGTCGGCGGCATGGGGACTGTGTTCTTCATGGGCCTGGGGCTGCCCATGCCAATGGCCATGCTGGCGGCGATCCTTTTGGCGGGGCTGTTGGGGATGCTGCTGGAAAAATTCGCGGTGGAACCGGCCAAGGGCGCCTCGGTGGTCACCCTGATCATCATCACCATCGGTGCCTCCATTGCCATGCGAGGCCTGGCGCAGGTGGTCTGGGGCAAGGAATACCATGCCCTGCCCGCTTTCTCCGGCGACGAACCGATCCATGTGCTGGGCGCCACCTTGTTGCCACAGAGCCTGTGGGTGCTGGGGGTGTCGGCGATCGTTGTGGTCGGACTATTCCAATTCTTCAACCGCACCCTGATGGGCAAGGCCATTCTCGCCGCCTCCCATAACCGCGACGCGGCGCAACTGGTGGGAATCAATGTCTCGGTGGTGTTGTTCGTCAGCTTCGCCCTGTCCGGCGCACTGGGGGCGGTGGCGGGGATTCTGGTCGCGCCTATTACCCTGACCAATTTCGAGGTGGGCATCATGCTCGGCCTGAAAGGCTTCGCGGCGGCCATTCTCGGCGGCCTGGGCAATGGCTTGGGGGCGGTGTTGGGCGGCCTGATCGTCGGCATCACCGAAGCCATGGGCGCGGGCTATATCAGCTCTGAATACAAAGACGCCATTGCCTTTGTGTTGATCCTGCTGGTGCTGTTCGTCCGGCCCAGCGGTCTGTTGGGCAAGCGCGGGACGGATCGCGTATGA
- a CDS encoding D-hexose-6-phosphate mutarotase, producing MSIAQLNDLFGIGDKLRVIEGQGGLPMIQVTTDHASAMVSIYAGQVLSYRPAGQAEDLMFLSQSAYFAPGKAIKGGVPVCWPWFGPDPEDKGRPSHGFVRNRLWDLRTTEDRGDAGIRITLGLTDTDETRATWDNGFDLAIRVTIGETLEVALITSNTGDSPFPLTQALHSYLRVGDIDQASVEGLDGCSYIDKMDGGAEKAQSGAVTISGETDRIYTGVAANLAIIDPVLGRRIAIASQGSASAVVWNPWARTAASMGDLGDEDYRTMLCVETTNAGPDVVTLAPGDEHRLVAAFDPSAI from the coding sequence ATGAGCATCGCACAATTGAATGACCTATTCGGCATCGGCGACAAGCTAAGGGTGATCGAAGGCCAGGGCGGCCTTCCCATGATCCAGGTGACCACCGACCATGCCAGCGCGATGGTTTCGATCTATGCCGGACAGGTGCTTTCCTACCGCCCCGCCGGACAGGCGGAAGACCTGATGTTCCTCAGCCAAAGCGCCTATTTCGCTCCGGGCAAGGCGATCAAGGGCGGCGTGCCGGTCTGTTGGCCCTGGTTCGGGCCTGACCCGGAAGACAAAGGCCGCCCCAGCCACGGCTTTGTGCGCAATCGCCTCTGGGACCTGCGCACCACCGAAGACCGGGGGGACGCAGGCATCCGAATCACCCTCGGCCTGACCGATACGGATGAGACCCGGGCCACCTGGGACAACGGATTCGATCTGGCCATCCGGGTAACCATCGGTGAAACCCTGGAAGTGGCGCTGATCACCAGCAACACCGGCGACAGCCCCTTCCCCCTGACCCAGGCCCTGCACAGCTATCTACGGGTCGGCGATATCGATCAGGCATCGGTGGAAGGCCTGGATGGTTGTAGCTACATAGACAAAATGGATGGCGGCGCGGAGAAAGCCCAAAGCGGGGCGGTCACCATTTCCGGCGAAACTGACCGGATCTATACCGGCGTCGCCGCCAACCTGGCGATCATTGATCCGGTCTTGGGACGGCGCATCGCCATCGCGTCCCAAGGCAGTGCCAGCGCCGTGGTCTGGAATCCCTGGGCCAGAACCGCCGCCTCCATGGGCGATCTCGGCGACGAGGATTATCGGACCATGCTTTGTGTCGAGACCACCAACGCCGGACCGGACGTCGTCACCCTTGCACCGGGCGACGAACACCGGCTGGTGGCAGCTTTTGACCCGTCGGCGATATGA
- a CDS encoding HAD-IA family hydrolase, with protein MKLAVFDCDGTLVDSLGSIVSSMVSAFEGHGLAAPKAAHVRRMVGLPLVEAIAQLHPEGTMAQWEELTESYKQAFTAERQAGTVEEPLYPGALAALDELESAGYLLGVATGKAMRGLANTLATHDLAKRFVTLQTADLCAGKPSPDMLYRAMDETGARPETTVMLGDTTYDMLMARNAGVPALGVSWGYHESEELTEAGATRVLDHFEQVPQAIETLWEREQ; from the coding sequence ATGAAACTTGCGGTTTTCGATTGTGACGGCACTCTGGTCGATAGTCTGGGGTCCATCGTCTCCTCCATGGTCTCGGCGTTCGAAGGCCATGGTCTGGCAGCGCCCAAGGCCGCCCATGTGCGGCGCATGGTCGGACTGCCGTTGGTCGAAGCCATTGCCCAGCTGCACCCCGAAGGTACCATGGCCCAGTGGGAAGAGCTGACAGAATCCTATAAGCAGGCCTTCACCGCCGAGCGTCAGGCCGGAACGGTGGAAGAACCGCTATATCCCGGCGCCTTGGCAGCGCTGGATGAACTGGAATCGGCGGGCTACTTGCTTGGTGTCGCCACCGGCAAGGCCATGCGCGGTCTGGCCAATACCCTGGCCACCCATGATCTGGCCAAGCGGTTCGTCACCCTGCAAACCGCCGATCTCTGTGCCGGGAAGCCGTCCCCGGACATGCTCTACCGAGCCATGGATGAAACCGGTGCCCGACCGGAAACCACGGTCATGCTCGGCGACACCACCTATGATATGCTGATGGCGCGAAATGCGGGCGTGCCTGCTCTGGGGGTATCCTGGGGCTATCACGAATCGGAAGAATTGACAGAGGCTGGGGCGACCCGCGTGCTCGACCACTTCGAGCAAGTCCCCCAAGCCATCGAGACTTTATGGGAGAGGGAACAATGA
- a CDS encoding AsmA family protein — protein MKKILIGVVGVVVVGLIAGVVILKSMDFNQYKGVIAEQAKAATGRDLVIAGDIEIGISLTPSLMVEGVSLSNADWGSRKEMVTLALVEAQVSLLPLLSGTVDVQRFILKDVDALLETDKEGNGNWSFTPAEPAEEKTEEASDGPAALPVIREVVLENVKVTYKDGMSGETTTADIESLTANADSADSPLAFALRMAFNGAPITVDGQVGSLAAAMAGDQPFPVKIAAEAFKAKATVDGSIAKLHDAKGMDLKLSANVASLTDTFAAAQAALPQLKDSAPPPSTSIDLSVQAKDIEGGYQLDNLSLKAGKTDLSGSVTALMGDIPDITARLTSTLVDTADFTGPAKEGAAPAGESKKAEGDKPKKVFPSDPLPLDGLKAANADVTFKGKKVVAGKIVVENIDLALTLKNGKLTITPNNADIFGGKVAGSVVLDGSSGKTAKLNTDLKVAKLMLGTMASTMAGQDLIKGSPTDVTIKLSGAGGSVAALMGSLNGNLLVDVGEGIIDNALVDLAGGNLLTNLLPTLTGEKKDSKLSCAVINAKITNGLAKLAKGIAVETSEQTIQGDGEINLKTEELEISINPEMKDAVGVGAGGVAKLVKLTGTLADPGVGLDEKGAAKAVGKAALGVATGGLSIIGEKLLDATGAMDEEGADYPCLVALGKPIPKSTKKKESAPAKKTTAEPKKEEGLGGALKGLFGN, from the coding sequence ATGAAAAAGATCCTTATCGGCGTTGTCGGCGTCGTTGTGGTCGGTCTGATCGCAGGTGTGGTCATCTTGAAGTCCATGGACTTCAATCAGTACAAGGGGGTGATTGCCGAACAGGCCAAGGCCGCCACCGGTCGCGACCTGGTCATCGCCGGAGATATCGAGATCGGCATCTCGCTGACTCCCTCCCTGATGGTCGAGGGTGTGTCCCTGTCCAATGCCGATTGGGGCTCGCGCAAGGAGATGGTAACCCTCGCACTGGTCGAGGCGCAGGTTTCCCTGCTGCCCCTGCTGAGCGGTACCGTGGATGTCCAACGCTTCATCCTCAAGGACGTGGACGCGCTGCTGGAAACCGACAAGGAAGGCAACGGCAACTGGTCCTTCACCCCCGCCGAACCCGCCGAGGAAAAGACCGAGGAAGCCTCCGATGGCCCCGCCGCCCTGCCGGTAATCCGCGAAGTGGTTCTGGAAAACGTCAAGGTCACCTATAAGGACGGCATGAGCGGCGAGACCACTACGGCGGATATCGAAAGCCTGACCGCCAACGCCGATTCGGCGGATAGCCCGCTGGCCTTTGCCCTGCGCATGGCTTTCAACGGCGCACCGATCACCGTTGATGGCCAAGTGGGCTCCCTGGCCGCTGCCATGGCCGGAGATCAGCCGTTCCCGGTGAAGATCGCCGCCGAGGCTTTCAAGGCCAAGGCTACCGTGGATGGCTCCATTGCCAAGCTGCACGACGCCAAGGGCATGGACCTCAAGCTGAGCGCCAACGTGGCCAGCCTGACCGATACCTTCGCCGCCGCCCAGGCCGCCCTGCCGCAATTGAAGGACAGCGCACCGCCGCCGTCCACCAGCATTGACCTGAGCGTGCAGGCCAAGGATATCGAGGGGGGCTACCAGTTGGACAACCTCTCCTTGAAGGCCGGTAAAACCGATCTGAGCGGCAGCGTGACCGCCCTGATGGGCGACATTCCCGACATCACCGCCCGGCTAACCTCCACTTTGGTCGATACCGCCGACTTCACCGGACCGGCCAAAGAAGGCGCCGCGCCCGCTGGGGAATCCAAGAAAGCCGAGGGCGACAAACCGAAGAAGGTCTTTCCGTCCGATCCCTTGCCCCTGGACGGGCTCAAGGCGGCCAATGCCGACGTGACCTTCAAGGGCAAAAAAGTGGTGGCCGGCAAGATCGTCGTCGAGAACATTGATCTGGCCCTGACATTGAAGAACGGCAAGCTGACGATCACGCCCAACAACGCCGACATCTTCGGCGGCAAGGTCGCCGGGTCGGTGGTGCTGGACGGCTCCTCGGGCAAGACCGCCAAACTCAACACGGACCTGAAGGTGGCCAAGCTGATGCTCGGCACCATGGCCTCCACTATGGCCGGGCAGGATCTGATCAAGGGTTCTCCCACCGATGTGACCATCAAGCTAAGCGGCGCGGGCGGTTCCGTGGCCGCCCTGATGGGCAGCCTCAATGGCAACCTGTTGGTGGATGTGGGTGAAGGCATCATCGACAACGCCCTGGTGGACTTGGCAGGCGGTAATCTGCTGACCAACCTGCTGCCCACCCTCACCGGCGAAAAGAAAGACTCCAAGCTTTCCTGCGCCGTGATCAATGCCAAGATCACCAATGGCCTGGCCAAGCTGGCCAAGGGTATCGCGGTGGAAACCTCTGAACAGACCATCCAAGGCGATGGCGAGATCAACCTGAAGACCGAGGAATTGGAAATCAGCATCAACCCGGAAATGAAAGACGCCGTGGGCGTTGGTGCCGGTGGCGTGGCCAAATTGGTTAAGCTGACCGGAACCCTGGCCGATCCGGGCGTGGGCCTCGACGAAAAGGGGGCCGCCAAGGCCGTGGGCAAGGCGGCGCTCGGTGTCGCCACCGGGGGATTGAGCATCATCGGCGAAAAACTGCTCGATGCCACCGGCGCCATGGATGAAGAAGGCGCCGACTATCCCTGCCTGGTCGCCCTCGGCAAGCCGATTCCGAAATCCACCAAGAAGAAGGAAAGCGCCCCGGCCAAGAAAACAACCGCCGAACCGAAAAAAGAAGAAGGCCTCGGCGGGGCTCTGAAGGGGCTATTCGGCAATTAA